One window of the Rhipicephalus microplus isolate Deutch F79 chromosome 2, USDA_Rmic, whole genome shotgun sequence genome contains the following:
- the LOC142775583 gene encoding uncharacterized protein LOC142775583 — protein MPNKCCVPGCTGNYKTGKKIQVFSFPKDADALKQWLRAIPRKDFVPTSCTKVCADHFDASCIEKTTSYTDPRTGRVIEVALPVPRLRPGSVPTVFPGCPSYLSVRDQSTRETPDAKRSRQEASQLARAVEESLASYEAEQERDRFSSLEELRARLQGVSVSPKWTVIHKEECSMFLNIIDYREPCLNASLTVFANLEVFACYQVSPIKNLGSAVVPDSVQKVSSLLEILNNLSMLSEERCTYRHLAQAIHSLLDKLEASIDEGKKETVNFMKEQLLLLSAKRIQYSAQVMVFAFILRTMSPHAYKFLRSTGALTLPHPSTIRNVCSSIQMCPQVDSSDDTFLHYVSQRFKHLQAHEQSVLF, from the exons atgccgaataagtgttgtgtacccggatgcaccggcaactacaaaacaggaaagaagatacaagtgttttccttccctaaagacgccgacgctctcaaacaatggctacgcgccattcctaggaaggacttcgtgccgacttcgtgcactaag gtgtgcgcggatcatttcgacgcttcatgcatcgagaagacgacatcgtacacggatccaaggacagggagagttattgaagttgcactcccagtaccacggttgcgtcctggatctgtcccaacggtatttcccggctgtccgtcctacctatcagtacgagaccagagcacgagagaaacccctgacgccaagaggagccgacaagaagcctcccaactcgcccgtgctgtagaagagtcgctggcgtcatatgaagcggagcaagaacgagaccggttttcgtccctcgaagaactaagggctcgcctgcaaggggtgtcagtgtctccgaagtggactgtgattcataaagaagagtgctccatgtttttgaacattatcgactatcgtgaaccttgtttgaatgcgtcattgaccgtgtttgcaaaccttgaagtctttgcctgctatcaagtttcaccaatcaagaaccttggtagcgctgttgtaccagactcagttcaaaaagtaagttccttgttggaaattttgaacaacctgtcgatgctgtctgaggagcgctgcacttatcgccacctggctcaggcaatacattcccttctggacaaattggaagccagcattgatgaaggcaagaaagagacggtgAACTTTATGAAGGAGCAGCTACTACTTCTTTCTGCAAAGCGCATTCAGTATAGCGCCCAGGTGATGGTCTTTGCATTCATCTTGCGTACAATGTCaccacatgcctacaagttcctgagaagcacaggtgcactaactttgccccacccaagcactattagaaatgtgtgctcgtctattcaaatgtgcccacaagttgattcttctgacgacactttccttcactatgtgtctcagagattcaaacatctgcaggcacatgaacaatctgttttgttttga